The Miscanthus floridulus cultivar M001 chromosome 7, ASM1932011v1, whole genome shotgun sequence genome includes a region encoding these proteins:
- the LOC136462759 gene encoding two-component response regulator ORR10-like yields MSHDDPRSSSTGARAGVDALSLDLLAHALAGVRDPRDRKSYRLASRAFAEMAALAAATGLRELVMDKCLGVTDVGLAKVAVGCPGPEKLSVKWCCEISDIGIELLAKKCPELRSVDISYLKVSNESLRSFSTLEKLEDITMVCCLFTDDDGLQMLSAGNSLKEHYQEQHQQSNNNSNECSNPTNDSNSSNNNNRRKREAEDNEEILPQRNRSRHG; encoded by the exons ATGAGCCACGACGACCCCCGTAGCTCCTCCACCGGCGCCCGTGCGGGCGTGGACGCGCTGTCGCTGGACCTGCTCGCGCACGCACTGGCGGGCGTGCGCGACCCGCGTGACCGCAAGTCCTACCGCCTCGCCAGCCGCGCCTTCGC GGAGATGGCCGCCCTCGCCGCTGCCACGGGGCTCAGGGAGCTCGTCATGGACAAGTGCCTCGGCGTCACCGACGTTgggctcgccaaggtcgccgtcGGGTGCCCCGGGCCGGAGAAGCTCAGCGTCAAGTGGTGCTGTGAGATCTCCGACATTGGCATCGAGCTGCTCGCCAAGAAGTGCCCCGAGCTTCGCAGCGTTGACATCTCCTACCTCAAG GTGAGCAATGAATCCCTTAGATCATTCTCCACTCTCGAGAAGTTGGAGGACATAACAATGGTCTGCTGCTTGTTTACAGACGATGATGGCCTACAGATGTTAAGCGCAGGCAACTCGCTGAAG GAGCACTATCAGGAACAGCACCAGCAAAGCAACAACAACAGCAACGAATGCAGTAACCCCACAAACGACAGCAACAGCAGCAATAACAACAACAGACGCAAGAGAGAGGCAGAAGACAACGAAGAAATTTTGCCCCAGAGAAACAGATCAAGGCACGGTTAG